A genome region from Ptiloglossa arizonensis isolate GNS036 chromosome 4, iyPtiAriz1_principal, whole genome shotgun sequence includes the following:
- the Unc79 gene encoding UNC-79 domain-containing protein isoform X1: MRAIGRDLRGTRASERTSERASEPTNERTCACAHGADSLKLTSLHDYYQRLLHGSQPVPSGSDMANTVKFFSQTLLSLLKEVREAPLEMVKSQKFDAERMALYPNLDYKQLYNALTQLVDVVPSIHIGLEAFGRALLQCLACLLPFLDHDLIDNVPYLTASAISVLPVELHQEIVNYLCFYILPFSIARKTEDGMENAASQSIAAVIMMIFQYSNNPAHHCQLLECLMALKPGVVKDILCVVAYGTAPARASAAKLLFYYWPSFNPNLFDRRAVLMKFANDLAPFVCQRDSCPNAGNAEAGKVCYDHRISITFATETPPPLYLCIECANEIHREHPNQLFHDILHPMQQVSMICENKNCRATDKSAISVCFSTECASYNGNHPIRYCQQCHNIRHNNRRGGDHVYHMALPHVSQLDSQTQTYMVQAIVSLLKEAEPLSMDSNRDISEISTNKGSTGFSGGGTSGGGASGGGGAGSGSGGQYDPSTLEERQLLGRYGVWLLVGLCTPNQDTSVEILGRLLSMLFHWFHVTAYSFDGTKKSLMHLIFSVGQAESALEKLKTEYVCGWLSEVMKTHYDVFISCLLPHPMDYVRVGGHWETLASRTSHLKDGLNRLFCLVPYEVITPDVWDYVMPHWMEAMVNDVPEHELHELKMILCKILDRDMSPLGFDAKKMYNFVAKRFVNTCAKVQEQALNWLQTLTMLEISIPLCQLFSMFSDGVAVMGAMNTAESEQKPSKGSRKEDEDGNAIFVENESGKSTPLSDDMVPTARHMEFTTNAELNLSCCILMLDILLKQMELQSVDKHTGINTWVCRDACHLMKSIVASNWNSCHVCNADSYGAECTYCESRVIWHQLCLQLVTYMAPENPAYPPDKIVDETAEDHGRKSPETSRKGESKSDVVISMPLTDMHSVGGVLAHMPQFFEQIMTATVETVSEQLDLAAIMPTEKVMSAVARAVTLSETDVATATVSVAKPRLIGENDQPVNLSPENETDDFWHTSVGKFRFNIEDLPEQLQYIHKLLKEIMTIEKPDILYYMLQCLNVMCLYGDAFNIAVKDYKGFFIWWQENLLIKNLWELLNAEHSHIAQVTVPLLLHCITLPSGTDTFWCLIQEVFHNSDWRVRFVAVERVTLIARFMDSTPLRNVMSLQAALANAFCYLIASMDDNNVYVAQRATLYLGTIHDTAMRSLILCLETQFDLVIVDRPMVLQSLYQLHNSLSDRHILTWEFFLNRFDALFLEAQINLERSGDIPYLRDLRNTDLNSEIFMKKLHRAQEALSQSDGSGTNSIKTLSASFGTKWPYKRTMSAPASMIPRQDTKPEKEKVYSRQYSAPILKRKSSRFGLGQLLGSTPPNNSITDGHVHSLNMVDDASALPGCTHKIVDFEEADKETMHLLVFLLMQFLSRQDQAYPTDEKPLSKTQGIVLRHLYLLLGYNQTERTFHTSPQRLRVSPVFNVFIANLPQLLDQNHVMGWVMTPPVLAILQHCPCPPQGIPSSDHQAPTYSLWYLEPQNRRSWLMSLLVILYKCQYGQQPWCNQLQVLIKIVLNTLDMQHHQCKRIPATVVMGAPPSRSRDVSQPSLGVDHDLGASNMGEMNTESPPIRTPLISVHQRSPGATHGQMETHWEESAPSCRYTNKHSSYSINADDTESELAAIPESPKSDSTLHGSSGGSLGELEESPAAVTRSVSLHGPRTTTTIDVVTKMEWNTQNTNKKTDITRPTWFLGSEDDSHQQSTKAGPQKKWSVHEGVKMMVTNTFLGGQPDFQKYSSVARVLSETMPDKAASEKGILEKTITEKPAPEKAAQEKNVIVQVVFNGDAATSRPFGLSGAFAIATGTSQIQRHEPPKEKTTATASSNSDSPNSKHLGRQKRIEQPVTIASPVSPGQVVTVTSSDQSSSPAVSSISSQVTSTENGQHPGWNDAPHLLTTPTVERLLPIGTTTRPAGPRPTQRILRCEDAYGSPESPLSKMDVLTVNSSFDQDSETCISSEITSPRSISQLEFPMPERLLPIGPHRDFTSLVEHVRQALGVHEIEDSNKYSNGNGNESKADGSVPVKQDSTTSENLSASLVPTSNEIHSSRSASPRRLIKQVALESPPPTMEPPDYPSRAFDHDRRSKAKDHVRIQRDRPRKSVINAQDLPGTSRTESWSGLQLQLNFDAASQQAYHADFNLKQSLFRIGDDCIYERCSECGTIREEYSDEELGLCIINLGTFVHREPSLAAPLLPEILRVVTKVALNAMYPWQSETNMHLPGGAISVAHQFLRCVLHQLAPNGVFMQMFQTHLNESTRMQFFKSVAQALVDFNELNPIAPLQLVLEALNAKKSLPTERLPVILYNIACYLDCLPLEAGLGTGATTWNGLLAQFDGLFRRLVLMLTSIEDTTPLLRIMISLLKVPGIQQSKGMMDPFAKVLSFAIQNSTIKYSYLTDLCYLCHRGFTRDRDKHFFGRTIVFELVQAIKFKTTIPDSNFLLLLHFVLQDIGGSLPNTIALENIHTDTSPIYNTNASESLRNQLPDVLDFLADFHTLSKVKSYSKGMQAGLNEDTLGGILKCGLAQYVALEITRGNNTENKAVLRYLPWLNSAPSMIPQGAREYVDCIGHIRLLSWLLLGSLTHTAMYAGNNNTQSHGLPISMAQPIPQDVSCHVADHVQVIFSGFPEQSKASVLHMSSLFHAFILCQLWTMYLEELSKNNLSNSEGHNITMNILLEFWGKITPCILQLVGYSRVLAEMVNLHFLSLLEALLECGSILLSKLLPLWSPILYSHHIQLPGHLQVRLQNCRDFPPNKMADHFASSRRESNATLLRWLHRLQFKMGQIEMQSSTATQFYSI; this comes from the exons ACTCTCTGAAGCTGACCAGTCTTCACGACTATTATCAACGACTTCTTCACGGGAGTCAACCCGTGCCTTCTGGCTCCGACATGGCGAACACAGTGAAAttcttttctcaaacattgctgT cTCTACTGAAAGAGGTCCGCGAAGCTCCCCTCGAGATGGTCAAATCGCAAAAGTTCGATGCAGAACGAATGGCACTTTACCCTAATTTGGATTACAAGCAACTGTACAACGCCTTGACTCAGCTGGTGGATGTTGTCCCCTCCATTCATATCGGTTTGGAAG CGTTTGGCCGGGCACTCCTGCAATGTCTCGCGTGTCTGCTGCCCTTCCTCGATCACGATCTGATCGACAACGTGCCGTACTTGACAGCTAGTGCGATCTCGGTGCTTCCGGTGGAACTTCACCAAGAGATCGTCAACTACCTCTGCTTCTACATTCTGCCGTTCAGCATTG CAAGGAAAACCGAGGATGGGATGGAAAACGCTGCCAGCCAGTCCATAGCCGCAGTGATCATGATGATCTTCCAGTATTCCAACAATCCAG CACATCATTGCCAACTGCTGGAGTGTCTGATGGCCCTCAAGCCAGGCGTGGTAAAGGACATCCTCTGCGTAGTTGCTTATGGCACAGCGCCAGCGAGAGCCTCCGCAGCTAAATTACTCTTCTACTATTGGCCATCCTTCAATCCGAATCTTTTCGACCGCAGGGCGGTTCTAATGAAATTTGCGA acgaCCTCGCGCCTTTCGTCTGCCAAAGAGATTCTTGCCCTAACGCTGGCAACGCGGAAGCTGGAAAAGTCTGCTACGATCATCGTATATCCATCACTTTCGCGACCGAGACACCGCCACCGCTATATCTTTGCATCGAATGCGCGAATGAGATTCACAGAGAGCATCCGAATCAGCTGTTTCACGATATCCTGCATCCCATGCAGCAGGTGTCCATGATATGTGAGAACAAG AACTGCAGAGCTACCGACAAGTCAGCGATCAGCGTTTGTTTCTCCACCGAGTGCGCCAGCTATAACGGGAACCATCCAATTCGCTATTGTCAGCAGTGTCACAACATCAGACACAACAACCGTCGTGGTGGCGACCACGTGTATCACATGGCGCTGCCGCATGTCTCTCAGCTGGACTCTCAAACACAGACCTACATGGTCCAGGCGATTGTCAG CCTGCTTAAGGAGGCTGAACCGCTAAGTATGGATAGTAATCGAGACATCTCGGAAATAAGTACTAATAAGGGCAGCACAGGATTCTCAGGGGGCGGAACCAGCGGAGGCGGAGCAAGCGGCGGAGGCGGAGCCGGTAGCGGTAGTGGGGGCCAGTACGATCCGTCGACTCTGGAGGAGAGGCAACTACTCGGCAGATACGGTGTCTGGTTGCTGGTGGGGCTTTGCACCCCGAATCAGGACACCTCGGTCGAAATTCTCGGGCGTTTATTGTCAATGCTATTTCATTGGTTTCATGTTACTGCCTACTCTTTCGATGGTACTAAAAAAAGCCTTATGCACCTTATCTTTTCTGTTG GTCAAGCGGAAAGCGCgctggaaaaattgaaaaccgaATACGTTTGCGGCTGGCTGTCAGAGGTGATGAAGACACATTACGACGTCTTCATCTCCTGTCTTTTGCCGCATCCGATGGACTATGTTCGCGTTGGTGGACACTG GGAAACACTGGCTTCGAGGACATCGCATCTTAAAGACGGACTGAATCGACTTTTCTGCTTGGTGCCCTACGAGGTGATCACACCTGATGTGTGGGACTACGTGATGCCACACTGGATGGAAGCTATGGTGAACGATGTCCCAGAACACGAGCTCCACGAATTGAAAATGATTTTATG CAAAATACTGGACCGAGATATGAGTCCTTTGGGGTTCGACGCGAAGAAGATGTACAACTTTGTAGCAAAGCGGTTCGTCAACACCTGCGCGAAGGTGCAGGAGCAGGCGCTGAACTGGTTGCAAACACTGACCATGTTGGAGATCAGCATTCCTCTCTGTCAACTGTTCTCTATGTTCAGCGATGGAGTAGCTGTTATGGGAGCCATGAACACTGCCGAGTCCGAGCAGAAGCCCAGCAAAGGATCGAGGAAGGAGGATGAGGATGGAAACGCTATAT TCGTAGAAAACGAATCGGGGAAATCGACACCATTGTCCGACGACATGGTTCCAACAGCGAGACACATGGAATTCACAACCAATGCCGAGCTAAACCTGTCTTGTTGCATCCTCATGTTGGACATACTGTTGAAGCAG ATGGAGCTTCAAAGCGTGGACAAGCACACGGGGATCAACACGTGGGTGTGCAGAGACGCGTGCCACCTGATGAAGTCCATCGTCGCCTCGAACTGGAACAGCTGTCACGTGTGCAACGCGGACAGCTACGGTGCCGAGTGCACTTACTGCGAATCCAGAGTGATCTGGCATCAACTCTGTCTGCAATTGGTCACATACATGGCGCCGGAAAATCCAGCTTACCCGCCTGAC AAAATCGTCGACGAAACCGCCGAGGATCACGGTCGCAAGAGTCCGGAGACATCGAGGAAAGGCGAGTCGAAATCGGACGTGGTGATCAGCATGCCGCTTACGGACATGCACTCAGTCGGCGGCGTGCTCGCCCACATGCCGCAG TTCTTCGAACAGATCATGACAGCCACTGTAGAGACTGTTTCGGAGCAGCTGGACCTAGCGGCCATTATGCCCACAGAGAAGGTTATGTCAGCGGTCGCCAGGGCAGTCACTTTGTCGGAAACAGACGTGG CAACCGCGACCGTGAGCGTGGCGAAACCGCGACTAATTGGAGAGAACGATCAACCGGTGAATCTCAGCCCAGAAAACGAAACGGACGATTTCTGGCACACCTCCGTGGGGAAGTTCAGATTCAACATCGAGGACCTCCCTGAGCAACTTCAATACATACACAAACTTCTGAAG GAGATCATGACGATCGAGAAACCAGACATTCTCTACTACATGCTTCAATGTTTGAACGTGATGTGCCTCTACGGTGACGCGTTCAACATAGCGGTGAAGGATTACAAAGGATTTTTCATATGGTGGCAGGAGAATCTACTCATAAAGAA TCTATGGGAGCTTCTCAACGCAGAGCATTCACACATAGCGCAAGTCACTGTGCCATTGTTGCTACACTGTATAACGTTACCATCCGGAACTGACACTTTCTGGTGTCTGATTCAGGAAGTATTCCATAATTCGGACTGGCGTGTTCGATTTGTGGCAG TCGAAAGGGTCACTCTGATCGCGAGATTCATGGATTCCACTCCACTGCGGAACGTCATGAGCCTGCAGGCTGCATTGGCGAATGCATTCTGCTATTTGATCGCCAGTATGGACGACAACAACGTGTACGTCGCTCAGAGGGCCACTTTGTATCTTGGTACCATTCACGACACCGCTATGAGG TCATTGATCCTCTGCTTGGAGACACAATTCGATCTGGTGATAGTGGATCGACCAATGGTATTACAATCGCTGTACCAGCTTCACAACAGCCTCAGCGACAGGCATATTCTCACCTGGGAGTTTTTCTTGAATCGCTTCGACGCTCTGTTCCTTGAGGCTCAGATAAATTTGGAGAGATCCGGGGATATACCCTATCTACGTG ATCTTCGAAATACAGACTTGAATAGCGAAATCTTCATGAAAAAGTTGCACAGAGCGCAGGAAGCTTTGTCACAATCGGATGGTAGTGGGACCAACTCGATAAAGACTCTGAGTGCAAGTTTCGGTACCAAGTGGCCCTATAAACGCACTATGTCTGCACCCGCGTCGATGATTCCTCGACAGGACACCAAACCAG AAAAGGAAAAGGTGTACAGCCGGCAATACTCGGCGCCTATCCTGAAGCGCAAGAGCTCCAGATTCGGACTGGGTCAGTTGCTGGGGTCCACCCCACCTAATAACAGTATAACAG ATGGTCACGTCCATTCGCTTAACATGGTCGACGATGCTAGCGCGTTACCAGGATGCACCCACAAAATCGTTGATTTCGAAGAGGCTGACAAAGAGACGATGCATTTGCTGGTATTCCTTTTGATGCAGTTTCTTTCCAGACAGGATCAG GCCTATCCAACGGACGAAAAACCACTGTCGAAAACGCAAGGGATCGTGCTACGCCACTTGTACCTTTTGTTAGGGTACAACCAAACTGAACGTACTTTTCATACATCTCCTCAGCGCTTACG GGTATCACCCGTGTTCAACGTATTCATTGCGAACCTTCCTCAACTTCTGGACCAGAATCACGTAATGGGATGGGTCATGACACCTCCAGTTCTGGCCATTTTGCAACACTGTCCATGTCCACCGCAAGGTATACCTTCCTCAGACCATCAAGCACCAACTTACAGCCTCTGGTACCTTGAGCCTCAAAACAGGCGTTCATGGTTGATGTCCCTTCTTGTCATACTCTACAAG TGTCAGTATGGGCAACAGCCATGGTGCAATCAGCTGCAGGTGTTGATCAAGATTGTGTTGAACACACTGGATATGCAGCATCACCAGTGTAAGAGGATCCCGGCTACGGTGGTCATGGGTGCTCCACCTTCCAGATCACGTG ACGTATCTCAACCCTCTCTTGGTGTAGACCATGACTTAGGGGCCAGCAATATGGGAGAAATGAACACTGAGAGTCCGCCAATAAGGACTCCCCTAATCTCGGTACATCAGCGTAGTCCAGGAGCAACGCATGGTCAAATGGAGACTCACTGGGAAGAAAGTGCACCATCGTGTCGTTACACTAACAAGCATTCCAG CTACTCGATCAATGCGGATGATACGGAGTCCGAGCTGGCCGCAATACCCGAGAGCCCAAAATCTGACAGCACGTTACATGGCAGCAGTGGTGGCTCGCTCGGCGAATTGGAAGAAAGCCCAGCTGCTGTCACCAGAAGCGTGTCCTTACATGGACCGAGAACCACAACCACGATTGACGTCGTGACCAAAATGGAGTGGAATACTCAGAACACCAATAAGAAAACGGACATTACAAGGCCTACTTGGTTCCTGGGGAGCGAAGACGATTCTCATCAG CAGAGTACGAAAGCTGGACCTCAGAAGAAGTGGAGCGTACACGAGGGAGTAAAGATGATGGTGACAAACACGTTCCTAGGTGGACAGCCGGATTTCCAGAAGTACAGTTCCGTGGCTAGAGTTCTCTCTGAAACAATGCCGGACAAAGCAGCATCAGAAAAGGGAATTCTAGAGAAAACGATAACGGAGAAGCCAGCGCCGGAGAAAGCGGCTCAAGAGAAAAACGTCATTGTGCAAGTAGTCTTTAATGGAGACGCTGCAACTTCAAGACCCTTTGGACTGTCTGGTGCTTTTGCTATTGCCACTGGAACATCTCAAATTCAAAG ACATGAACCACCAAAAGAGAAGACAACAGCCACAGCCTCCAGTAACTCGGACTCGCCGAATTCCAAGCATTTAGGTAGACAGAAACGGATAGAGCAACCTGTGACTATAGCATCACCGGTGTCACCTGGTCAGGTGGTCACAGTTACAAGTAGCGACCAGTCAAGTTCGCCAGCAGTCAGTTCGATCTCGTCTCAAGTCACAAGCACAGAAAATGGTCAGCATCCTGGCTGGAACGATGCTCCTCATCTCTTAACGACCCCAACTGTTGAACGTTTACTACCAATTGGTACAACGACTCGTCCTGCAG GTCCACGACCCACTCAACGTATCTTGCGTTGTGAAGATGCGTATGGATCACCAGAGTCGCCTCTATCAAAGATGGACGTCTTGACAGTCA ATTCCTCGTTCGATCAGGACAGCGAGACTTGCATATCCAGTGAAATTACGAGTCCCAGAAGCATCTCTCAGCTGGAATTCCCAATGCCTGAACGACTGTTACCAATTGGGCCGCACAGAGACTTCACTAGCCTGGTCGAACATGTACGCCAAGCGCTTGGTGTCCACGAAATTGAAG ATTCCAATAAATACAGCAATGGGAATGGCAATGAAAGCAAAGCTGATGGATCAGTGCCAGTAAAACAGGATAGCACGACATCCGAAAACTTG TCAGCATCATTAGTGCCAACATCCAACGAGATACACTCGAGTAGATCAGCAAGTCCAAGAAGGCTGATCAAGCAGGTAGCCTTGGAATCGCCACCTCCAACAATGGAGCCCCCAGATTATCCCTCTCGAGCCTTCGACCACGATCGAAGATCAAAGGCAAAAGATCACGTTCGCATTCAGCGTGACAGACCTCGAAAAAGTGTCATCAATGCGCAAGATTTACCCGGCACAAGTCGCACGGAATCCTG GTCTGGTCTCCAATTACAGCTCAATTTCGATGCTGCCTCGCAACAAGCCTATCATGCCGATTTCAATTTGAAGCAGAGCTTGTTTCGTATTGGAGACGATTGTATTTACGAGAG ATGTTCAGAATGTGGAACAATAAGAGAAGAATATTCTGACGAAGAACTTGGTCTTTGCATCATCAACCTGGGTACATTTGTTCATCGTGAGCCATCCTTGGCTGCGCCTCTTCTGCCAGAGATTCTGAGAGTCGTGACAAA AGTGGCACTGAACGCGATGTACCCTTGGCAAAGCGAGACTAACATGCACTTGCCAGGTGGTGCGATTAGCGTGGCACATCAGTTCCTCCGTTGTGTTCTTCACCAATTGGCACCCAATGGTGTATTCATGCAGATGTTCCAAACGCACTTGAACG AATCCACGAGGATGCAGTTTTTCAAGAGCGTTGCTCAGGCCCTAGTCGATTTCAACGAACTCAATCCAATTGCACCTTTGCAACTAGTACTCGAG GCCCTAAACGCAAAGAAATCTTTGCCAACCGAACGACTTCCTGTGATACTATACAATATAGCGTGCTACTTAGACTGTTTGCCATTGGAAGCAGGTCTGGGTACAGGTGCAACAACCTGGAACGGTCTCTTGGCCCAATTTGATGGCCTCTTTCGAAGGCTCGTGCTGATGCTCACCTCCATCGAGGACACCACACCGTTGTTAAGAATTATGATTTCTTTATTGAAGGTTCCAGGGATTCAACAATCGAAG GGCATGATGGATCCGTTTGCGAAAGTGCTGAGCTTCGCCATTCAGAACTCGACAATAAAATATAGTTACCTGACCGACTTGTGCTACCTCTGTCACAGAGGGTTTACGCGTGACAGAGACAAACACTTCTTCGGTAGGACCATAGTGTTTGAACTGGTTCAAGCCATCAAATTTAAGACCACCATACCGGACTCTAACTTCCTTTTACTATTGCACTTCGTGCTTCAG GACATCGGAGGATCGTTACCCAACACGATCGCACTGGAGAACATTCACACGGACACGTCACCGATATACAACACGAATGCCTCCGAgtccttgagaaaccagctgCCGGACGTCCTGGACTTTTTAGCCGATTTTCACACCCTCAGCAAAGTGAAG AGTTACAGCAAAGGCATGCAAGCAGGATTGAACGAGGACACGTTAGGTGGTATATTGAAGTGTGGTCTTGCGCAATACGTGGCGCTGGAAATTACGAGAGGCAATAACACGGAGAACAAAGCGGTGCTTCGTTATCTCCCGTGGCTTAACAGCGCCCCTTCTATGATACCGCAAGG AGCTCGCGAGTACGTCGATTGCATAGGACATATCAGACTACTGTCCTGGCTCCTGTTGGGTTCCCTTACACACACGGCAATGTATGCTGGTAACAATAACACTCAGAGTCATGGGCTGCCAATATCAATGGCACAACCAATACCTCAGGATGTATCCTGCCACGTAGCAGATCACGTACAAGTAATATTTTCCGGGTTCCCTGAACAATCCAAGGCATCGGTTCTTCATATGTCCTCGTTGTTCCATGCATTCATACTCTGCCAG TTATGGACAATGTATCTGGAAGAGTTATCAAAGaacaatttatcgaacagtgAGGGTCACAACATCACAATGAATATATTACTGGAGTTCTGGGGCAAAATAACGCCTTGCATACTGCAACTGGTTGGGTATTCAAGAGTC CTGGCTGAAATGGTGAATTTGCATTTCTTAAGTCTACTGGAAGCTCTCCTTGAATGCGGGTCCATTTTGTTGAGCAAATTGTTACCACTATGGAGTCCCATTTTATATTCGCATCATATTCAG CTACCAGGACATCTGCAGGTGCGTTTACAAAATTGCCGAGATTTCCCGCCTAACAAAATGGCGGATCACTTTGCTTCGTCTCGCCGCGAATCGAACGCCACACTTTTACGATGGCTGCATCGACTACAGTTCAAAATGGGCCAAATAGAAATGCAGTCTTCCACGGCTACGCAATTTTACTCTATTTAA